One window of the Streptococcus parasanguinis ATCC 15912 genome contains the following:
- the galE gene encoding UDP-glucose 4-epimerase GalE: protein MAILVLGGAGYIGSHMVDRLVNEGQEKVVVVDSLVTGHRAAVHPDAVFYQGDLADQDFMRTVFKEHADIDAVIHFAAYSLVAESMADPLKYFDNNTAGMVKLLEVMHECGVHYIVFSSTAATYGIPEEIPILETTPQNPINPYGESKLMMETIMRWADQAYGIKYVPLRYFNVAGAKPDGSIGEDHGPETHLLPIVLQVAQGKREKISIFGDDYQTPDGTNVRDYVHPFDLADAHLLAVEYLRKGNESTAFNLGSSTGFSNLQIVEAARKVTGHPIPLEMADRRPGDPDTLIASSEKARAILGWQPKFDNIETIIQTAWAWHSSHPDGYNDR, encoded by the coding sequence ATGGCAATACTCGTACTCGGAGGAGCTGGTTATATCGGTTCCCACATGGTGGACCGCTTGGTCAATGAAGGACAGGAAAAAGTCGTCGTGGTTGATAGCCTGGTCACAGGCCACCGTGCAGCGGTGCATCCAGATGCCGTCTTTTACCAAGGAGACCTGGCGGATCAAGACTTTATGCGCACTGTTTTTAAGGAACATGCAGATATCGATGCGGTCATCCACTTTGCGGCCTACTCACTGGTCGCTGAGTCCATGGCAGATCCATTGAAATATTTTGACAATAATACAGCAGGCATGGTCAAACTCTTGGAAGTCATGCATGAATGTGGGGTGCACTACATCGTATTTTCTTCAACTGCTGCTACCTACGGTATTCCAGAAGAAATTCCAATTCTTGAAACCACTCCACAAAATCCGATTAATCCTTATGGGGAAAGCAAGCTCATGATGGAAACTATCATGCGCTGGGCCGATCAAGCCTACGGGATCAAGTATGTGCCCCTTCGTTACTTTAATGTAGCAGGTGCTAAGCCAGATGGATCCATCGGAGAAGACCATGGACCAGAGACCCATCTCTTGCCAATCGTCTTGCAAGTAGCCCAAGGCAAACGCGAGAAGATCTCTATTTTTGGAGATGACTACCAGACACCAGATGGCACCAATGTTCGGGACTATGTCCATCCATTTGACTTGGCAGATGCCCATCTTTTAGCAGTGGAGTATCTCCGAAAAGGGAATGAATCGACCGCCTTTAATCTGGGCTCATCGACTGGATTCTCCAATCTTCAAATCGTTGAAGCAGCCCGTAAGGTGACGGGACATCCGATCCCACTTGAGATGGCTGATCGCAGACCAGGAGATCCAGATACCCTAATCGCATCATCTGAGAAGGCGCGCGCCATCCTCGGTTGGCAACCAAAATTTGACAATATCGAAACCATCATCCAAACAGCCTGGGCTTGGCATTCTAGCCACCCAGATGGCTACAATGATCGATAA
- the galT gene encoding UDP-glucose--hexose-1-phosphate uridylyltransferase: MNQGILDAFVTAIIAASDYEEIDRIYLKNRVMSRVGEEGLDAPAHQADLIGLKDQLVEIAVANNMIQDSMAAKDSLGAELMDWITPSPSQVNHRFWETYRQSEEDAIADFYALSKSNDYIKVKAIAQNIAFEAETPYGSLEITINLSKPEKDPKDIAAAKLAKASHYPACQLCFENEGYQGRLDHPARANHRIIRFDMDGHDWGFQYSPYAYFNEHCIFLDSQHVPMAISRKAFERLLTIVETFPGYFAGSNADLPIVGGSILTHDHYQGGRHTFPMELAPVEESFRVEGFEAVSVGIVNWPMSVLRLNSDDKAQLIALADHILTAWRGYSDPAVQVLAASDGQPHHTITPIARIRDGHYELDLVLRDNQTSPEHPDGIYHPHADVQHIKKENIGLIEVMGLAILPPRLKEELKQVQDYLLGRESTVATYHQAWADDLKATHPSITDEADAEALVRESVGQIFARVLEDAGVYKRTAEGQAAFRRFVATL; this comes from the coding sequence ATGAATCAGGGAATTTTGGACGCATTTGTCACAGCCATCATTGCGGCGAGTGACTACGAAGAGATAGATCGGATTTATCTAAAAAATCGCGTCATGAGTCGAGTTGGAGAAGAAGGTCTAGACGCCCCAGCTCATCAGGCTGATTTGATCGGGCTCAAAGATCAGTTGGTGGAGATTGCGGTTGCGAATAATATGATCCAAGACAGCATGGCCGCCAAGGACAGTTTGGGAGCGGAGTTGATGGATTGGATCACCCCTAGCCCTAGTCAGGTCAACCATCGTTTCTGGGAGACCTACCGTCAGTCTGAAGAAGACGCGATTGCGGATTTCTATGCCCTTTCTAAGAGCAATGATTACATCAAAGTCAAAGCGATTGCACAAAACATTGCCTTTGAAGCAGAGACTCCCTACGGCTCTCTTGAAATCACCATCAATCTGTCAAAACCTGAAAAAGATCCTAAAGACATTGCAGCGGCCAAGCTTGCCAAAGCCAGTCATTATCCAGCCTGCCAATTGTGCTTTGAAAATGAAGGCTATCAAGGTCGCCTAGACCATCCAGCCCGGGCCAATCACCGGATCATTCGCTTTGACATGGACGGTCATGATTGGGGTTTCCAGTATTCCCCTTATGCCTACTTCAATGAACACTGCATTTTCCTCGATAGCCAGCATGTTCCCATGGCCATTAGCCGCAAGGCCTTTGAGCGACTCTTGACCATTGTCGAGACTTTTCCAGGCTATTTTGCGGGGTCTAATGCAGATCTGCCCATTGTAGGGGGATCCATCCTGACTCATGATCATTACCAAGGCGGACGACATACCTTCCCTATGGAGCTAGCTCCTGTCGAGGAAAGCTTTAGAGTTGAGGGATTTGAGGCTGTATCGGTAGGGATTGTTAACTGGCCCATGTCAGTTCTTCGTTTGAATTCAGATGATAAGGCGCAATTGATTGCCCTGGCAGACCATATCCTCACAGCCTGGCGAGGCTACTCGGATCCAGCTGTTCAAGTCTTAGCAGCATCCGACGGTCAGCCCCACCATACCATTACCCCCATTGCACGGATTCGTGATGGGCATTATGAACTGGACTTGGTGCTCCGTGACAACCAAACCTCACCAGAGCATCCAGATGGTATCTATCACCCACATGCGGATGTGCAACACATCAAAAAAGAAAATATCGGCCTGATCGAAGTCATGGGCCTAGCCATTTTGCCACCTCGACTCAAGGAAGAGCTCAAGCAGGTCCAAGACTATCTACTTGGACGTGAGAGCACAGTGGCGACCTACCACCAGGCTTGGGCAGATGACTTGAAAGCCACTCACCCATCCATCACTGACGAAGCAGATGCAGAAGCCCTTGTCCGTGAATCGGTTGGCCAGATCTTTGCGCGCGTGCTGGAAGATGCTGGAGTCTACAAGAGAACAGCAGAAGGACAAGCTGCCTTTAGACGCTTTGTTGCGACACTTTAA
- a CDS encoding HAD family hydrolase — MEAVIFDLDGLLADTEIISLKVYQELLRDFGIPFTEETYSRDYSGHREEENVQRFLDTYDLPWNFDQTLAKVYELEGRILAQGVHLKKGAKNLLTFLKTEGIPIALATSSVESRARMILDSNGVLSLFDHLVFAKDVKRSKPYPDIFLKACSDLNVIPENCLVLEDSEAGIEAAYRAGIPVICVPDLKVPAQSFLTKAEQVFQDLDAVRDYLKRKKENQ; from the coding sequence ATGGAAGCTGTAATATTTGATTTAGATGGCTTATTAGCCGATACTGAAATCATTTCTCTAAAAGTTTATCAAGAATTGCTTAGAGATTTTGGAATTCCTTTCACAGAAGAAACTTATTCTAGAGACTACAGTGGACATAGGGAAGAGGAGAATGTTCAACGATTTTTGGATACCTATGATTTACCATGGAACTTTGACCAAACCTTGGCTAAAGTTTATGAACTAGAAGGTCGAATCTTAGCCCAAGGTGTTCATTTAAAAAAAGGTGCTAAAAATTTGCTTACTTTTTTGAAAACAGAGGGCATTCCAATCGCCTTAGCAACTTCAAGTGTTGAATCTCGGGCTAGAATGATCTTGGATAGCAATGGGGTACTGTCCCTATTTGACCATTTAGTTTTTGCAAAAGATGTCAAACGAAGCAAGCCATACCCAGATATATTTTTAAAGGCTTGTAGTGATTTGAATGTTATACCAGAGAATTGCTTAGTGCTAGAGGATAGTGAAGCAGGGATTGAGGCAGCCTATAGGGCTGGAATACCAGTCATATGTGTTCCAGATTTAAAAGTACCAGCACAGTCTTTCTTAACTAAAGCAGAGCAAGTTTTCCAGGATTTGGATGCTGTTAGAGACTATTTAAAACGTAAGAAGGAGAATCAATGA
- a CDS encoding galactokinase, giving the protein MTTTITSQDLQAKFQTVFGEKADHTFFSPGRINLIGEHTDYNGGHVFPAAITLGTYGAARKREDKVLRFFSGNFEDKGIIEVPLENLHFEKEHNWTNYPKGVLHFLQEAGHVIDSGMDVYVYGNIPNGSGLSSSASLELLIGVIAEKLYDLHLDRLDLVKIGKQTENHFIGVNSGIMDQFAIGMGADQRAIYLDTNTLEYDLVPLDLKDNVVVIMNTNKRRELADSKYNERRAECETAVSELQEKLDIQTLGELDLWAFDAYSYLIKDENRIKRARHAVLENQRTFQARKALEAGDLEGFGRLMNASHVSLEHDYEVTGLELDTLVHTAWEQEGVLGARMTGAGFGGCAIALVNKDKVEAFKEAVGKRYEEVVGYAPSFYIAEVAAGTRVLD; this is encoded by the coding sequence ATGACGACAACAATCACATCTCAAGATTTACAAGCAAAATTCCAGACTGTCTTTGGGGAAAAGGCTGACCATACTTTCTTTTCACCAGGACGGATTAATCTGATTGGTGAACACACTGACTATAATGGTGGGCATGTCTTCCCAGCAGCCATTACACTTGGTACCTACGGAGCTGCAAGAAAGCGTGAGGATAAGGTCTTGCGTTTCTTCTCAGGAAACTTTGAAGACAAGGGGATCATTGAAGTTCCACTTGAAAATCTCCACTTTGAAAAAGAGCACAACTGGACCAACTATCCAAAAGGCGTGCTCCACTTCTTGCAAGAAGCGGGTCATGTCATTGATAGCGGAATGGATGTCTATGTCTACGGTAATATTCCAAATGGATCTGGTCTTTCTTCTTCAGCTTCCCTTGAGCTCTTGATTGGCGTCATCGCTGAGAAACTATATGATCTTCACTTAGATCGTCTAGATCTGGTCAAGATCGGGAAACAAACCGAAAATCACTTCATCGGAGTCAACTCTGGGATCATGGACCAATTTGCCATCGGTATGGGAGCTGACCAACGGGCTATTTATCTTGATACCAACACCCTAGAATATGATCTGGTACCGCTGGACCTCAAAGACAATGTCGTAGTCATCATGAATACTAACAAACGCCGGGAATTAGCGGATTCAAAATACAATGAACGTCGGGCAGAATGTGAAACTGCCGTTTCTGAACTCCAAGAAAAATTGGATATCCAAACCTTAGGGGAATTGGATCTCTGGGCTTTTGATGCTTACAGCTACTTGATCAAGGATGAAAATCGCATCAAACGAGCTCGCCATGCTGTACTTGAAAATCAACGGACCTTCCAAGCTCGTAAGGCACTTGAAGCAGGTGATTTAGAAGGCTTTGGCCGTCTCATGAATGCTTCCCACGTATCCTTGGAGCATGACTACGAAGTGACAGGTCTAGAATTAGATACCTTGGTGCATACAGCCTGGGAACAAGAAGGTGTCTTGGGCGCTCGTATGACAGGAGCAGGCTTTGGTGGTTGCGCCATCGCCCTTGTAAACAAAGATAAAGTTGAAGCCTTTAAAGAAGCTGTCGGCAAACGCTATGAAGAAGTCGTTGGCTATGCGCCAAGTTTCTATATTGCAGAAGTTGCGGCAGGGACACGAGTTTTAGACTAG
- a CDS encoding glycoside hydrolase family 3 N-terminal domain-containing protein, producing MKKIIYPSAALLTAFALLSVQTAKADTAQASDQANEPAATVEEVVASPTPESTTENQGEVAETPTSTDRAAVPAASPTVTSTETASPEVEKLIENMPLKQKVTQMIMPDFRKWQEANQESPQDLTKVNAEVADAIDKYDFGGVILFAENVKETKQTLALTQDMQKAAIENKANNGKIPLLLAIDQEGGIVYRLGTGTALPGNMAIGATNDPKLAKEAGQIIGRELSALGLNVDFAPVLDTNNNPQNPVIGLRSFSSDPNRVAYLGIPMMKGIQDYNVAVAAKHFPGHGDTAVDSHTGLPLVDKSLAELEKLELLPFKKAMDAGVDLLMTAHIQYPQIEKDQVVSKETGEKIYVPATLSDDILTGLVRKKYGYKGVIVSDAMGMDAIAKNFGEVEAVKMAIKAGVDLVLMPTTLRSKADLTKIDTIVNAVVDAVQTGDISEERLNESVRRILTLKEKRGVLNFDPSARTAEKAGEAVGSTLNRDLERKIAAAAVTVVKNEDNTLPFKVQTGDHVLLLGAFENEVPGLNLGMRRLIADGVLPKDTSFVAKNFTKESTLDSLKEDLEKATHIVVISEIGYEGQLDKDFWRTKIPTEIVNYANTNHKKAAVLSISKPYDVANYPAAKAILAVYGNKGMDPTESLKPDNAFGPNIPAGVEVIFNGKEHLGTLPVDIPKIVDGKMSETEYAYRIGHGLFYPAPAPLPTPETQVPTSPVQDPTHQTQPVEVGHTGTQVLVSKQEKLSPLDGPQVTPISVSHDTAQAPASVSASPASSVLPKTGQTGNLLSLMGISLLTFLGSFVYPRKKH from the coding sequence ATGAAAAAAATCATTTATCCATCTGCGGCCCTATTAACGGCTTTTGCTCTATTATCCGTTCAAACAGCAAAAGCAGACACAGCTCAAGCGTCGGATCAAGCCAATGAACCGGCAGCAACAGTAGAAGAGGTGGTGGCTTCTCCAACGCCAGAAAGCACCACAGAAAATCAGGGAGAAGTGGCCGAAACGCCGACTTCAACAGACCGTGCAGCTGTTCCTGCTGCCTCCCCAACGGTAACATCGACTGAGACGGCATCCCCTGAAGTGGAAAAACTGATTGAAAACATGCCACTCAAACAAAAGGTGACTCAAATGATCATGCCGGACTTCCGTAAGTGGCAGGAGGCTAATCAGGAGTCACCACAGGATCTCACCAAGGTCAATGCTGAAGTAGCAGATGCGATTGATAAATATGATTTTGGAGGCGTCATTCTTTTTGCTGAAAACGTAAAAGAGACCAAGCAAACTCTGGCTCTGACGCAAGATATGCAAAAGGCAGCGATTGAAAACAAAGCCAATAACGGGAAGATTCCGCTATTGTTAGCCATCGACCAAGAAGGAGGGATCGTCTACCGCTTGGGTACGGGTACAGCCCTTCCTGGTAATATGGCTATTGGGGCTACCAATGATCCCAAACTAGCGAAAGAAGCAGGTCAAATCATCGGACGTGAACTTTCTGCACTAGGATTGAATGTGGACTTCGCTCCAGTTCTAGATACCAATAATAATCCTCAAAACCCTGTGATTGGGCTTCGTTCCTTCTCATCTGATCCAAACCGGGTTGCCTACTTGGGTATTCCGATGATGAAAGGCATTCAGGACTACAATGTGGCTGTAGCAGCCAAGCATTTCCCAGGTCATGGGGATACGGCGGTCGATTCGCATACGGGTCTCCCCTTGGTGGATAAATCTCTTGCTGAGCTTGAAAAATTGGAACTCCTTCCATTCAAAAAAGCCATGGATGCTGGCGTAGACCTCTTGATGACGGCTCATATCCAATACCCGCAGATTGAAAAAGATCAGGTCGTTTCAAAAGAAACGGGTGAGAAAATCTATGTTCCAGCGACTCTCTCTGATGATATTTTAACGGGCTTGGTACGGAAGAAATACGGCTATAAGGGCGTGATTGTCTCCGATGCCATGGGAATGGATGCTATCGCTAAGAACTTCGGTGAGGTGGAAGCTGTGAAGATGGCCATCAAAGCAGGAGTTGATTTGGTCTTGATGCCAACGACCCTTCGCAGTAAAGCCGATTTGACCAAGATTGATACCATTGTCAATGCAGTGGTAGATGCGGTCCAAACCGGTGACATCTCAGAAGAACGCTTAAATGAGTCGGTTCGCCGGATTCTGACCCTCAAAGAAAAACGTGGGGTCTTGAATTTTGATCCAAGTGCTCGGACAGCTGAAAAAGCAGGAGAAGCAGTCGGATCTACCCTCAACCGTGACTTGGAACGCAAGATTGCAGCAGCAGCGGTGACGGTTGTAAAAAATGAAGACAATACCTTGCCATTTAAGGTACAAACAGGGGACCATGTCTTACTCTTAGGAGCTTTTGAAAACGAAGTTCCTGGACTCAATTTGGGCATGCGTCGCTTAATTGCTGACGGAGTGCTTCCAAAAGATACCTCCTTTGTGGCCAAGAACTTCACTAAGGAATCCACCCTTGATAGTCTAAAAGAAGACCTAGAGAAAGCAACTCACATCGTAGTCATTTCAGAGATCGGATATGAAGGGCAACTGGATAAAGATTTCTGGCGGACCAAGATCCCAACAGAGATCGTCAATTATGCCAATACCAATCATAAGAAGGCAGCTGTCCTTTCTATCTCTAAACCTTATGATGTAGCCAACTATCCAGCAGCCAAAGCCATTTTGGCAGTCTATGGAAATAAGGGAATGGATCCAACGGAATCCCTCAAACCAGACAATGCATTTGGTCCTAATATTCCTGCAGGAGTGGAAGTCATCTTCAATGGCAAGGAACATCTAGGTACCTTACCGGTGGATATTCCAAAAATTGTAGATGGAAAAATGTCGGAAACAGAGTACGCCTACCGCATTGGCCATGGTCTCTTCTATCCAGCACCTGCTCCATTGCCAACACCAGAAACCCAAGTTCCAACTTCACCAGTTCAAGATCCAACCCATCAGACACAACCAGTAGAGGTTGGTCACACTGGAACACAGGTTCTTGTTAGCAAGCAAGAAAAGTTGAGCCCTCTTGATGGTCCACAAGTCACTCCGATTTCTGTATCACATGACACTGCTCAGGCTCCTGCAAGTGTATCTGCTAGTCCTGCCTCATCGGTATTGCCAAAGACTGGTCAAACAGGGAATCTCCTCTCCCTCATGGGCATCAGCCTCTTAACCTTCCTTGGATCTTTTGTCTATCCAAGAAAGAAACACTAA
- a CDS encoding alpha-galactosidase has protein sequence MRDLIFYQETYKQFHLRNDFISYIFMISHDGKLLHLYYGPTLPEGDYRHLVEMKHRPMTTYRQEGDLLYSLEHLQQEFPEYGATDFRHPALELSFENGSRLTDFIYKDHVILKGKPRLEGLPATYVENEDECQTLQVNLIDSVSGVEVSIQYSIFRDFPVITRSHLINNQGSRPLSIEGVTSLSLDLPDRNYEMIQLSGAWARERHIHSTLLRQGIQSIESTRGISSHLHNPFIALKRPETTENQGEVIGLSLIYSGNFLLQAEVDTFDVTRLQVGINPFQFCWKLDPGASFTSPEAVLVYSRNGLNDMSQTFHRLYRTRLARGEWRDKERPILLNNWEATYFDFDQEKLLRIAQNAKEVGVELFVLDDGWFGKRTNDRTGLGDWVANRERFPDTIGALSEKIHDMGLKFGLWFEPEMVNKDSDLYRTHPDWILEVAGHSPRHGRNQFVLDFSREEVVDAIYEQMARVIEETKLDYIKWDMNRPLTDVFSKSLAPEQQGEVFHRYVLGLYHLYDRLTTAFPSILFESCASGGGRFDPGLLYYAPQTWTSDDTDAVERLKIQYGTSLVYPLSTMGAHVSIVPNHQTNRITPLTTRGNVAYFGVFGYELDLAELTQAEKEIVKEQIDFYKKERSLIHQGNFYRLRSPFDSNQVVWSVVSQNRSRVILAQYKLLNEVNRAYDRVYLQGLKADALYEVDGKQYSGAELMLAGFSLSDASCGQPLNQEKLSRDFDSHIWVFEEVK, from the coding sequence ATGAGGGACCTCATTTTCTACCAGGAAACATACAAGCAGTTTCATCTGCGAAATGATTTTATTTCTTATATCTTTATGATTTCCCATGATGGGAAGTTGCTCCATCTTTATTATGGACCGACCTTGCCAGAAGGGGATTATCGTCATTTGGTGGAAATGAAGCACCGCCCAATGACCACTTACCGGCAAGAAGGGGATCTTCTGTATTCACTTGAACACTTGCAGCAAGAATTTCCAGAGTATGGGGCGACAGATTTTCGCCATCCTGCCTTGGAACTGTCTTTTGAAAATGGTTCTCGGCTGACAGATTTTATCTATAAAGATCATGTAATTTTAAAGGGAAAACCAAGATTAGAAGGTTTACCAGCAACTTATGTTGAAAACGAGGATGAATGCCAGACCTTGCAAGTGAATCTGATCGATTCGGTGTCGGGTGTGGAAGTGAGTATTCAGTATAGTATTTTCCGAGACTTCCCTGTGATAACGAGAAGTCACCTGATCAACAATCAAGGCTCAAGGCCCCTTTCTATTGAAGGAGTCACCAGTCTTTCTTTAGACCTACCTGATCGAAACTATGAGATGATACAGCTTTCTGGAGCGTGGGCTCGTGAAAGGCACATTCATTCCACCTTGTTACGTCAAGGAATCCAATCGATTGAATCAACCCGTGGAATCTCTAGTCATCTGCACAATCCTTTCATTGCTCTAAAACGACCTGAAACCACCGAGAATCAGGGGGAGGTTATTGGACTCAGCCTGATTTACTCAGGAAATTTCCTTCTTCAAGCAGAAGTGGATACCTTCGATGTCACCCGCCTTCAAGTGGGAATCAATCCCTTCCAATTTTGTTGGAAATTAGACCCTGGTGCTAGCTTTACAAGTCCAGAAGCAGTTCTGGTATACAGTAGAAATGGTTTAAACGATATGAGTCAAACTTTCCATCGTCTTTATCGTACCCGTCTAGCTAGGGGAGAATGGCGAGATAAGGAGCGGCCGATTCTACTCAATAATTGGGAAGCAACTTACTTTGATTTTGATCAGGAAAAACTGCTCAGGATTGCGCAAAATGCCAAAGAAGTTGGCGTCGAATTATTTGTCTTAGATGACGGCTGGTTTGGAAAACGAACCAATGATCGAACGGGTCTTGGAGATTGGGTTGCCAATCGCGAGCGATTTCCAGACACAATCGGGGCTTTATCAGAGAAAATTCATGATATGGGCTTGAAATTCGGCCTTTGGTTTGAACCGGAAATGGTCAACAAAGATAGCGATCTTTATCGTACACATCCGGACTGGATCCTAGAAGTAGCAGGTCATTCCCCACGTCATGGACGAAATCAATTTGTCTTAGATTTTAGTCGTGAAGAAGTAGTAGATGCCATTTATGAACAAATGGCACGGGTGATTGAAGAGACAAAATTAGACTATATTAAGTGGGATATGAACCGTCCGCTTACGGATGTCTTTTCTAAATCCTTGGCTCCAGAGCAGCAAGGAGAAGTGTTTCATCGTTATGTTCTTGGATTATACCACTTATATGATCGTTTAACGACAGCATTCCCTTCTATTCTCTTTGAATCTTGTGCTTCAGGAGGCGGTAGATTTGATCCAGGTTTGCTTTATTATGCACCTCAAACTTGGACCAGTGATGATACAGATGCCGTTGAACGGCTTAAGATCCAATACGGAACTAGTCTAGTTTATCCACTCTCGACGATGGGAGCACATGTGTCCATTGTCCCTAACCACCAAACCAATCGGATCACACCGCTTACGACAAGGGGAAATGTCGCTTATTTTGGGGTCTTTGGTTACGAGTTGGATCTAGCTGAGCTGACGCAGGCTGAGAAGGAAATCGTAAAAGAACAAATTGACTTTTACAAAAAAGAGCGATCCCTGATTCATCAAGGAAATTTTTACCGTTTGCGCTCTCCTTTTGACTCAAATCAAGTCGTATGGTCGGTTGTCAGTCAAAATCGTTCCCGAGTGATTCTGGCTCAGTATAAGCTATTAAACGAAGTGAACCGTGCCTATGATCGTGTGTATCTTCAAGGACTGAAGGCAGACGCTCTCTATGAAGTGGATGGGAAACAGTATAGTGGTGCAGAACTGATGTTAGCAGGCTTTAGTCTTTCAGACGCTTCCTGTGGCCAGCCTTTAAATCAAGAGAAACTGAGTCGTGATTTTGACTCTCACATTTGGGTTTTTGAAGAAGTAAAATAA
- the gtfA gene encoding sucrose phosphorylase, with protein sequence MPIQNKTMLITYSDSLGNNLKDLYENLEKHFGDAVGGVHLLPFFPSTGDRGFAPVDYDQVDPAFGDWEDVKRLGDKYYLMFDFMINHISRQSKYYKDYQEKHDQSAYKDLFLNWDKFWPENRPTQADVDLIYKRKDRAPKQAITFADGTTEHLWNTFGEEQIDLDVTKEVTMDFIRKTIEHLASNGCDLIRLDAFAYAVKKLDTNDFFVEPDIWDLLDKVRDMAAGYGAELLPEIHEHYSIQFKIADHDYYVYDFALPMVTLYSLYSSKVDRLAKWLKMSPMKQFTTLDTHDGIGVVDVKDILTDEEIDYASNELYKVGANVKRKYSTAEYNNLDIYQINSTYYSALGDDDRKYFLARLIQAFAPGIPQVYYVGFLAGKNDLELLENTKEGRNINRHYYSNEEIAQEVERPVVQSLLKLFSFRNNSQAFDLEGSIEVETPDDHTIVITRQNKDQTVTAVARIDLAEGTYQVTENGQEMVF encoded by the coding sequence ATGCCAATTCAAAACAAAACCATGTTAATTACTTACTCAGATAGCTTAGGAAATAACCTTAAGGATCTCTATGAAAATCTGGAGAAACATTTTGGAGATGCAGTAGGTGGGGTTCACCTCTTGCCATTTTTCCCATCAACTGGTGACCGTGGCTTTGCGCCTGTGGACTATGACCAAGTGGATCCAGCCTTTGGAGATTGGGAAGATGTCAAACGCTTGGGTGACAAGTATTATCTTATGTTTGACTTTATGATCAATCACATTTCCCGTCAGTCTAAATACTACAAGGACTACCAGGAAAAGCATGACCAAAGTGCCTATAAGGATCTCTTTCTCAACTGGGACAAGTTCTGGCCAGAGAATCGCCCAACTCAAGCAGATGTAGATTTGATTTATAAGCGCAAAGACCGAGCTCCCAAGCAAGCCATCACTTTTGCGGATGGGACGACCGAGCATCTCTGGAATACTTTCGGGGAAGAGCAGATTGACCTAGACGTGACCAAGGAAGTGACCATGGACTTTATTCGCAAGACCATCGAACACCTGGCAAGCAATGGCTGTGACCTCATTCGTTTGGACGCCTTTGCCTATGCGGTGAAGAAATTGGACACCAATGATTTCTTTGTGGAACCAGATATTTGGGATTTGTTGGATAAGGTACGCGATATGGCGGCAGGCTACGGTGCTGAGCTTCTTCCAGAGATTCATGAGCACTATTCCATCCAGTTTAAGATTGCTGACCACGATTATTATGTCTATGACTTCGCGCTTCCAATGGTGACCCTCTATAGCCTCTATAGTTCAAAAGTGGATCGCCTTGCCAAGTGGTTGAAGATGAGTCCGATGAAGCAGTTCACGACGCTGGATACCCATGATGGAATTGGGGTGGTTGATGTCAAGGATATCTTGACAGATGAAGAGATTGACTATGCTTCAAATGAGCTTTATAAGGTTGGGGCAAATGTTAAACGCAAATATTCAACAGCAGAATACAACAACTTGGACATCTACCAAATCAATTCGACCTACTATTCAGCTCTCGGAGATGATGATCGCAAGTACTTCCTAGCCCGTTTAATTCAAGCCTTTGCACCAGGTATTCCACAGGTTTATTATGTTGGATTCCTAGCTGGGAAGAATGATTTGGAACTTTTAGAAAACACCAAAGAAGGCCGCAATATCAACCGTCATTACTACAGCAACGAAGAAATTGCGCAAGAAGTAGAGCGGCCAGTCGTGCAATCACTTCTCAAGCTCTTTAGTTTCCGGAATAACTCGCAAGCTTTTGACCTAGAAGGAAGCATTGAGGTGGAAACACCAGATGATCATACCATTGTCATCACGCGCCAAAACAAAGACCAGACTGTCACAGCAGTAGCCCGAATTGATCTTGCTGAGGGCACTTACCAAGTGACAGAAAATGGTCAAGAAATGGTGTTTTAA